One stretch of Miscanthus floridulus cultivar M001 chromosome 18, ASM1932011v1, whole genome shotgun sequence DNA includes these proteins:
- the LOC136523897 gene encoding uncharacterized protein, whose amino-acid sequence MGHDIRYAPRTTIKSQALTDFVAKWTEVQLPAQDVSHEYWTLYFDGSVMAPDSGTGVVLISPDGSRLRYAIRLHFLASNNAVEYEALINGLRIAIELGATRFYVRGNSELVVDQVMKESSCKSPLMTAYCQEVRKLEDKF is encoded by the coding sequence atgggccatgacatcaggtatgccCCTCGCACCacaattaagtctcaggctctcacggattttgtcgccaaatggacggaggtccagctaccggccCAGGACGtctcccacgagtactggacattgtacttcgatggatccgtAATGGCACCCGACTCGGGgactggagtggttctgatctctccagacgggagtaggctccgctacgccatccgcctccactttttggcttcaaacaatgccgtggaatacgaggcccttatcaacggactacgcatcgccattgagctcggcgcTACACGATTCTACGTCCGCGGCAACTCGGAGCtagtcgttgatcaagtcatgaaggagtcctcctgcaaaagtcccctcatgacagcatactgccaagaggtgcgcaagcttgaggacaaattctag
- the LOC136523898 gene encoding uncharacterized protein translates to MAIPNYTYLKLKMPGPNGVITMTSAFSHAFMCDHEHYELATTVINSSELPRLGESLVSAAPDCNQPTSSLAFHPLEETKVVEIDPTNPTKTVQVRTQLPAK, encoded by the coding sequence atggcaatccccaactacacctacctcaagctgaagatgccgggaccaaatggcgtcatcactatGACCAGCgcgttctcgcacgccttcatgtgcgaccacgaacactacgagctcgccactacggtcatcaactcgtccgaaCTCCCGCGGCTCGGCGAGTCATTGGTCTCGGCAGCCCCGGACTGTAACCAACCAACTTCCTCGTTGGCCTTCCACCCGCTTgaagaaaccaaggtggtggaaatcgatcccaccaacccaaccaagacagttCAGGTCAGGACCCAGCttccggccaaatag